The following is a genomic window from Anopheles aquasalis chromosome 3, idAnoAquaMG_Q_19, whole genome shotgun sequence.
TATCTTGCGAGCGTAATTTCGGGTAACATTACAAGCAGGCTAGTGAGTTATCGTAGCGAGATAGGGAGAGCGCAAAGGATTGCGTTTGCAAGATAAGTAGAATACTATCATAGATCAGAATATGGGAACCGCACCCTCCCCGGGCCCACCCAAAACGTGAGTCAATTCTGTGGATGGCAGCGATGGCCGTTTCAAgtgcctttttcctttccttttttctccctcccttcaTTTTCGTTCCTTTTAAAACCTTACCAAAGCCTAGATGCTACGAGAGTAAAAAGGGAATAAGTGGAATTCATGTAGTTCAAGTCAATGACCTCGTGGCGTGGTCGCGAAATTAGCGTCATCCGGGAGGTCCGTTCATCGACCGCTCACTAACGTCGAGCAATGTTTCGCCGAAACTTCTGGTACAGCTGTTCCATCGTGCGGAACTCGGGCTCATAGATATCGGGCAGCTCCTGATCGAGCGCATGACAGTAAACCATCGACACCGATCGGCTACCGTACAGTTGCTGCTCAAAGTCCATCAACTGCTTCACAAACGATACGTTCGGTCGCACCTGTGGACGCTTATCCTTGATGTGGTTGTACGCATCCTTCAGGCTCATCCGGTGATGCTTCATCAGGTAGGCAAGGCAGAGTGTGGCCGAACGGCTAATTCCGGCCACACAGTGCACCAGCGTCACTCCGTTTGCATTGGACTCCTGCGTGAAAGGATCGTAAAGAATTAGTTCCCGTCAGTTCAGTGCATCAACGATCAGTAGTATTTACCTCTTCGATCAAGTCCGCAACTTCGTGGAAGTAACGCTCCAGGTTCGCCTCACGATTATCCTTCACCGGTAGCCGCAGGTACCGTGTGTCCGACGCCGGAAGTGGCGTATCCGTGAGCTCCGTTGGCATGGTAACGTTGATGACGAACGTCACACCGAGTTTCTGCATCATCGCAACGGACGCTGCACTGCCACCGCACAGATAGAGGTTCTTTAGCAACCGCGAAACGCCACTGATCGGGGAGAATCTGTTGGAAAAGCGAAGGTAAAGCGTTAGCAAATGGCATTAGTCATGGAGTTGAATCATGAATAAAGTTATTTATAATCATCTCTAGGCCCCCGGGCCCTCGGTTTTAATGGCCACATTCCATCAAGTGACCTGCTTATCCTTCACACTGCGAAGGTCGGCTTCATCCCCTgaccaacatcaacatcagtGCTCGGCTTCAGGTCGCCCACTGGAActgcgagcgagtgcgcgTCCCAACACCCAAGTACCGACCACCGAACTAATGGATTAAGAAGATACATCCCAACGGGAGCCTCTCACatacgctggctggcagttgtTTACTCTTTGTTTATGacttaaaaataaatcacatcTGGGTGATCGGTCGCGCGAGCACATCCCTTCGTTCGCTGCCTCAGTTTGGTGTCGCGCGGTGCGATGCCGTGCGGGAGTGGTGCGGTAGAATGGAATTTTGGGGTCGATGAGTAACAAACGGACCGTTTGAACGGTCTTCAAACGAGCGCACGAGCGAGCAGGCCGCCGTATGGTCGCAAGGTCTTTCTGCCAAAAAGGACGGCCCACAGCTGAAGCGACCAAACAGACGGATGTCGACGGAGTACCgaggaaaggaacgaaagGTGCTGAGGGTACTTCAAATGCTCGAAATGCCAAATACGAAGCGTGACACGACAGGCGCACGCGAACGCGTTACCATTCGGTCGCTTGGCCCGTGAAAAATCGCTCACATGACTCCGCGCACGATGCTGGTGCGTGGTGCAAGCTGGAAGGGGTGCCTGGGGTGGCAGTTAGGACGAGTAGCACTCGCGCGGTGTACGGTGGAAACCCATTAGACGTTAGGGAAAAAGGCGGGCGTGAAAAATGGTGATCCTCGAGCAAGCAAACGTTTCTACCACTTTCTCGATGTTTTTCCGTTTAAGCAAGGGGATAAAGAGGGTGCCAGGGGTGCAGTGGGGTGCAGTGGGGTGCAGTGGGgtgatttttcaattttcatcacCCCCTCACACTCTCTTGGTGTGCATACGCTGCACAAAGTGCACCATCGCGTGCATATGAGTCAGCGCAGAGTACCTGGTGTGATGGTCAACTGTTTGCTGTGTTTTGGTGTCGCTCTCAGCCCTCAGCTAAGATGCGCTCGTTAGTGACATCAAACGCGGTTTCGCTGCCCTTTGTTCTTCAGAAACCGTTGccaagaaacagaagaagaaggtgaagaaggtgTTGGCTGTGTCGTTGCCAAAAAGGCTAACGTGTATTCGCGGTCAATAAATCAGCGATTTCTTGGTGtcggaccaaccaaccaagcgaccgaccgagagatCTGCCAAAGGTTCTGCCACCGTTAATGCCAGGAATGTTTTTGCGACTTAATCGGGCGACCTGTGTACGGAACTACATTGAATGGTGATTGGAGTGGCATTAGATCTAGCGAGCCTCAAAGCACTGATCCTCGAgcacaacgatttgatgtccTTTGGGGGCATTTCTGAAGGTAGTTTCGAATGAAATAAATCCTGCACTACGAGTCAGGAACTAAAGGAACTCCTTAAAACCTGTTCTACATTCCTTACGCACCCCTACAGCGTGCCTagtcaccgacgacgacgacagcactTTCTGCTTTCTGTCTGCGCGCCCACGACGGGAGCAAATAAACCATAAATTCCTGTTACATAAATCTCAAACGATCGCACTAATGGTTGTCGACGCAgacccacccccccgggcg
Proteins encoded in this region:
- the LOC126574652 gene encoding dual specificity protein phosphatase 18; amino-acid sequence: MKETTVNHTVDAVERLPMALLSGQHPQPATTGIEGVPTGKVEGNQIQALLERHENGPAAISLPNGIGRPMRSFSPISGVSRLLKNLYLCGGSAASVAMMQKLGVTFVINVTMPTELTDTPLPASDTRYLRLPVKDNREANLERYFHEVADLIEEESNANGVTLVHCVAGISRSATLCLAYLMKHHRMSLKDAYNHIKDKRPQVRPNVSFVKQLMDFEQQLYGSRSVSMVYCHALDQELPDIYEPEFRTMEQLYQKFRRNIARR